DNA sequence from the Coturnix japonica isolate 7356 chromosome 3, Coturnix japonica 2.1, whole genome shotgun sequence genome:
GCGTAAATAGACATGGACTTGTGTCATATGTtttacaaaatactatttttgttttcctggaggcaagttgtttttttttttgcaaaattactgttttgttaAAGACTAGTGAGGCCTTTTATTGATATATTACCACTTCTGGTATGTTATTTGCAGACTGTGATTAGCAATTGCTGTGGTAGTGAACCATAGCTTAGCTGGTGGCGTGTTGCTTTTAAAGAGTTATGGATATAATGAATGTACTGCCAGCTGAAATGGGCGTGTTGAGAGTCAACATTTAAATGAAGTTGCTACATTTATCTTGGATGTGTGCCATCTGTGTGGCACTGATCAGTGTGAGTTGTAGATCCTTAATTTTTGTGTGATACCAGTCTGCAGGAAGTGagggttatttttctttaaaaaacaaacaaacaaggaaaaaccCAAAATGAATTGTTGAATCtcttacagaagaaaagtaCACCCAGCCTTCAAGAACTCTTCTACGGGGCTCAAAATGATAATGAAGATCTTAGCAAAAGGAATTGCAAGCAAGAGGAAGACATAGCAACCAGTCCTACAAGTGATGCCGTTTTCTGTGATGGCAGGAAACATGTAAGTTTAAATGTGGAGCACAACAGAACAGGTACCAAATGGGGATCGTAAAAGCTAAGATATTGAGTTACATTACAAAATGTAAGAATTCGACTTGAGTTTCTTTCTGATAAAATGCTTTCGGCAAGGTTGTTGTAGAAACACTGAACTACTCACAGCACAAGCCCAGTACAATTAACAACAGATAATTGGTGGATGGATGTCACCATTAATAGTGAATAACCAATACATCAGGTTCCTCTGAGTTTTGCAAATATAGCTAACATTATTTCCATTAAGTGTTAGTATTGAGAACATGATTCTTTGTAGACTGGTagttagcttttttttcttataacttCATTTAACAGAAGGGTTTTGTTATTCTGCAAGAGCTGTGGCAATGCAAATGTCAGTGGAAATTTAAATGTCAGAATGTTGGtgaatgaagagaaagctggCAGTTAAAGAAGTCAGGGGGAACAGTTGGTAGGCTTAGAGGATGTTACTGAAACTTCCTCTGATGGGTGGCATTTTGAATACTGAAAATTACAGAGAAGGAACCTAGGTGTAAATGAGTTCAGTACATCCTTTAAGGACTCTATGATTAAGCTTGGGAGCTAATTTCTATGTGTTAGTGATGGGGGTTAACCGGGGTGAAGTGTCCAAAGAATCTGTGACTGATCTTGTAAGGAAGAGAACTAAAATGGCTTTTGAGGAATCAGAATTAAACCAGCCTGCTCACTTCACAGAGGATAAAACACACAAGGATTTTGactctctctttctgtttacTGAGCTGTGGGGGCTGAAGTGTTGCACTGACAAATGGATAATGTTTTTGGAGGATATTTGCGATTCTGCTGACAGCCATTTGAACTGGGCTATAGACAACCACAACCCAGTTTTAATAGTAAAATTTCTCTTATGGGTAAATGTTTGTTGTTGATGCCTGCTCTGTATGTCTTCCAAAACAGGATATGATATTCTTTCCAGTCacatcagcagcagtggggtACATAACCCATTGCTAAGTCCTTGTTTACAAAGCAAAAGTATGAGTAATATCTACATTGATTGCATATGTGTGATTTCTGATCAGGTGGGAGATGAATGTGATGGCATTCAACCCAAATAACATTAATCAGAATAGCTATCCAGGCTTTAGGAATAAGAGCACCTGTGGAATAAATTTGCGATCACTCATATAGAACTTCTGCAAAGGTACATGAGATAGGAATGCacatagatttttatttttcttttttagtgaaagatttctgtggaaaataaacatattttggTCAGAAGAATAAAGCTATTCTATGTCAGGATATAAAAGAGCAGAACTGAACAAAGCTGCAAAAGAGATTGCACTGATACACATCTTGTGGTGAGAGCAAGATTACGTGTGACTAGCATCAGGTCACAACAGCCCTAACACTTGTGACTTCCTTCATGAGCACTCTGATCCTTGTTTCATCGGGTTTGAGCTTACAAGATTGAGTCGATAGCTTCTTTAAGTAAGCTGTTGCCATGAATCTTAAAATGTCTGTTTGGCAAGCAGCACATCTGCAGCTTTGGCGAGAACATTTTGGCATGAGCGATTGCGCAGAAGAAAGATCTGATCTTATAAACGCTGCTCTACAGTCTTAGCTGCTGGGTTGTGCAAAGCAGAACTCATTGGTTCACTGATCCTGTGTGGGTTGGTGGAGGAGTGGTCTAAGGCAGATATTTTAGCAATCTAGGACGATGTTACCGTGAGATTAATCTCAACAAGAAGCTTGTCCTTGTGACACATAATATGTAAAAAGATGCTGGAGCGTATTTTGAGGAGTGCCATTATAGATGAATTATTGTGACCCAGTTGACAGCTTGTTACAGTGCAGTCTGAATAGCACTAGTGAATTATGTGTCTGCATTGGGCCGCAGAAAAGGCTGTAGTCTTCCTATTCATTTCAGTGTCATGGTCTCTGTAAATGCTAGAAACAAATACTGTTTATATATATCTGGGTGGAGAGCATCCAAATCATTGCCCTTTAGGCGCACTTAGATGAAAGGAGAACAAAGTGGCAGAGGTGAGCCAGAAAACACCTCCTTAATGTGCTCACCCATGGCAGCTGGATGTCTTTGTGTATTAATATTTCCTGAGCAGTCTGCTGCAGTCTGCCATTTTTATAAGGAGCTGGGTGATCTCCTGGAGTGTTGACTGGTTGTGCCttgttgcttctgtttcctttaagaTCTAGTAGAACCTGGCATCTCGGCAATGATGCTGTAAGCATTGATAGCAATCTAATTCTGTAACTTGTGTGTTTGTAGATTTTGGAGATGTTTCTGTGACTATCATTTGTGGGCAGAACTCTCTTCCTTTCAGGTTCTTAGCCCGTTTTATGATGGGAGACCACATAGCAGTTTTATTGGAAGTATTTTCTTAGCTGTGATTTAATGACGTTAGGATAGTGAGTAGTAGAGTAGTGAATTTATTAGCACTAGAATTGTAATTACTTATAATTTTCAGGGCTCCTATGGAAGCAACAGACTGATTTTTATACATGTTACCCGAAATCTTCACTATTTCCAATAGCTATGTAGTCAAGGTAGTAATGATGTTTAAGGGCAATAAATGCCTTGCTCTCCTACATCCAAAGCTACTCTTCTGAAACATTTGTCTTGTCTTAGGGGAGTTTGTATAGTCTTAACAGCACTTGCACTGAATCCGGCAACTTTGGCAAAGCAAACGTCACAGGGGAAATAGAGTTTGCCATAAGATACATCTTCAAAGCTGGAATCTTAGAAGTTTGCATCAGGGGGTGCAAGAATCTGGCTTATGGAgaggacaagaagaaaaaatgtaatcCGTAAGTATTTTACAGAggtgaaaaaaatcagaatattttgcTTATCGTTTCAAAGGTACTTGCATACACTGTAATTGAACACATGGTGGTATGCTGTATTAAGATGTTCAGAACATCCAATGTGTATCTGCACTTTTTACCTCTCTACACTGGAAAGCACACATCTCACATTAGCACTTCTCATTCTCACAAATTTCTGCTATTAATTGTCTCTTTCCCTGCCTGTGGTTATCTGTGTTGCTGATGAGCACCTTTGGATCTTGAGAGTGGCAGTTTAGAGTCTAACCATTAAGTTGTGCCTGCAGAATTATTACACACGTGGCTAAAACACGAGATGGAAAATTGAAAGGTGAGTCATGTTACTAATTTATCTACTGACTCAATGTGGGTTACTACCACACACATCGACTGCACACACACTACTTCTGTGCTTCCGCCTTCCTCATCAAGAAGAATGGAGATTTCAGATACTGCTTAAAACTTAAAGGTACTTAATGATTATGTACTGCCACTAGAAGTTGTGTGCTTGCTTCTGTGGATAAAATAATGATTGGTTGGACAGTTAAGCCTTGGTGATTTGTTTGTTCGTTGCTCAATGATCTTAGACCACGCAGTAATCATTTGCAGAAAATCATCAAGCAGAATCCCTAACTACATGTTCTTATCCCTGCTGTCACATGATTGCAGCCACCTTCACTCAGAAGGAATGTGGCTTTGCATATCTTGCGGAGGAAGCTCATAAAGATGAGCTTGGTGAGGAAAAGAACTTTGCTGAAAAAGCAGCTCGTGGTGCAGGACTGTGGGGGTGCTGCAGGAGTGGGTCAAAGTTCTCAAAGTCCCCTGGTGATTTAGCAAGGCAAATGGTTGCAGGAAGCCTGAAAAGTGATGTGGGAAGAGCTGTGCACTGAACGTGATGTTCTTTAATGGTATATATTCATGTATTCAtatctttatttcagtttccaagCCAACACAAAAAGTACAGTCAATGCGCTCgacagaaaaagacaaaattaaccAACTCAACAATTGTGTTTAAAACCTGTTGATTTGTTTAGCTGGTTGACTAGTTTGAAGTCTGACTGTCGTCTTCTTAATGAAATTGATCTGGGGATTTTATTGTTATATGAGACTTTTATCTCAACTCTTGATTAATTAAGAGGTCGTTTAAAAATTGGCCTAACTCATATTATCTGAAATATGTACCAAAAGCACCAGTTTAAAAAGTTCCCTGCCGAACTGTGAGCCATCACTCTCTATTCAGTTTTGAAGCTGTAGCATAAATCTGGTCAATTGAACTCCCCAATATGGAGAATAACACTTAAGTTATAACTTATACCGGACTTAGAAGTGGGTAAATGGTGTTGATGCTTGATATGGGCTCAACAGCCCATAGACTTTAACTGTTTGTTCTTGAATGGGCGTTAGGTTAATGTCAAACATTTAGTCGCTCTTCTACAATCGCCCTCTGGTCACTTTGTGTGCCCTCTCTGTTCTCAAGGTATGTCAAGGTTTATTTACTTCCCGATAAATCTTCTCGGAGTAAGCGGAAGACAGCTGTCAAAAAGAACACGGTGGATCCAGAATTTGATGAGACTTTGAAGGTACTGTTTGCAGTTGTGTGCTGCTAAACATGCTTTCCCATGGTCATGTGTCCTCCTATGACACACAGCCCTGTGAGTTCAGGAATGTCCTGGTGGGGCAATTCTAGAACTCTGAGTGAGTTTGTGTTGCTCTGAGATACCATGTGGCAAAAGCAAAGTGCCTCCTGTAGTGTCTTCTACACGCTTATTTGCTGTGTTCAGGAACTGAGTGCATTGCAGAGCAGAGTTAATGTTATGCTGGTATACCTTTCCATTGATGGCCTTTTATTCAGTGTCCTTGGGAGCATCTCTCTGCAGTGAGCTGAATGCTGACTGAATTCCGCCTTGCTAAAATACTGTCTGCTCCCTCTTCCCTGAGCAGCTGTTACCAGACTTTCTTTGCACTGTCCCACTTCAAATATTAGTAATCCCACCAGAGATTACAATTTGAATTCATTAGTGCCTTACGCTATTACTTTAGCATCCTGTAACAACGTTGTGTAGAACACAGCAGCCATTATTCTCATTTCACAGACACTTAATGAGATGTGAAGCTGAAGCCAAGTACTGCCAGCCGAGAAAGCTGAGATCAGTTTGGTTGTTTCCTGCTCCAGCTTTGTGTTCACTATAAGCTTCACTATAAGCCCATCTCTTTGTGTGCACcagtgagctgcagcagcagtgagagccaTGCCAGAGCTGGCTGTGTGAGTGCTCAGGTTGGTTACATTAGGAATAGCTTAAATTTATGTAAACATGCAGAAATGGTCGATTGAACATAGTGCCAATACAGATAAACTACACCAGAATGCTGAGATCCGACTGAGCGGTATCTCTGGCTGCGAATCCAGACACCTGCACTTAGGTGGATGCTCTCAGGAGCCACTGGAGTGATTCAGGGCTGTTTGTCCCATAGCCTACAGCCAGCTTGTGATTGGTAGCAATGCCTGCAGCCATGCCATTGCCTCTGGTTTTCAGGTCACCTGTAGGTGGTATTGTGCTTACCAGTCCATTGTGAGTGTCTTAAATTCCTAACAACACCTTGAAGGGCTCTAACCATGCTTATGGAGTAGATCTAGGCTTTAATGACCGGTCTCCTGAGCTACTTCCTGACTGCACTGAGTACATCTCCACTGTCCAGAATGGAAGTTTTAGACTATTTGTGAGCATCCTGTGAACATTCATCCTATGCGCTGCTTGTAAATGCTGTTTATCTTTCCAGTACAAGATTGAGCGCTCCCAGCTGGGAAGTCGGCAGCTGCAGATCTCTGTGTGGCACGCAGGAGCACTCAAGTACAGGGTGTTTTTGGGGGAAGTGGTGATTCCGCTGGCAGCGTGGAGTTTTGAAGACAGCTCGATGGAGGCGTTCAGCTGGTACCAGCTCCAGTCCAAGGTGATTGTGAATCTGTGTGTAGTTGTGTCTCGAGAAGTGGATGTAATGATAGGAAGCTGTGAAAGAGAGTGCCCTTCTGAGGTCACTGGGGGGAAGAATGCTGTCGGTCCAGCCCTTGAGTAGAAGTGAGTCATGAGGATGATGTGGGATAGAATAGAATGTAAGGCTGATTTCTGTACGTCTCGTTCTTCAGCATGAAAAGCCTGAAGAGAATCTTATTCAATACAGCGGAGAACTCCTGGTGTCTGCAAGATTGTCGGTACCAGCCCAGCATAAAAATCTCCAGTCTGAAAGGTGGATGACAGAAGGTATAAACCATTCCCATAGACATGAATCCCTTGGCTAGGAAACAATTGAGACTAATGAAGAACCATCAGTTGTCATATGGAGTTTATATGCAGTTTGTAGTGTATTAGATTTTAGATTTTTTACAATCCAAACATTTGCCAGCTTCAACTTTTTGTTATCTTTAATGTCAGAAGGAAGGAATCATTGTAATGGTTGCAGTGTGATGCATTGAGATGTCTGGCAGGTTTGTGCCTATTGTGGTGTTGCTGGTAGACCTTACTCTGAAGGAGATGCAGTAATTTCACTGTCCAAGGTAGAGACTTCTAATTTAGGAAAAGGGTGGAAGGGAAAGAGCTGCAAAGGTACCGAACCAGCATCCTTGGCTTCCTCCCATGGTCTCATTTTAGGGAGATGGTTTCACTTAAAAGATAGTAGGCTCAAAATTGCAGTTCTCCTTTTCAATTAGAGGCATCTTATGTTACCAACTGGACTAACAAGTTATTTAATATGATAACCTTTCCCATTTCAGGAAAAAGAGATCAAGAATTTTCCAACTGCCAGCTTCAGGTTATGATATTTGGGGCCAGGAATTTGCCTGCACCGAGATCTGCTGGAGCGCTGAACTCGTTTGTTAAAGGGTACGTATGAGACTTAGCACTTCAAATGGAAAATGCCACAACCATCCTGTGCAGAGTTAAGAATGAACTTGCTTTCAGCAAGGAGCTGTTGTGTGGGAATGGCGCTGCTCACACTTGGTCTGACTTGCTCTTAGTGGTACCAGTTCACACTTGAGtgtctgcagaacagcagccctcagcagggCAGTGAGGGGTCCTGAATGCAACATCAGAGCTCACTGCCATCATTCAAATTTAGAGTTCACCAAGGATTCTTTCCACAGTCACTGACAACAGGAGAAAAGCGGATTTGGAGCCCAACACTGAGGGCGGGAAGAAAGAGCCAGTCCCAAAAGAAACTGCATAGCATCATGGTCTACCTTGTACTTAAGCTATTTAAGGCAAATCAAAGGGCCCTGGTTAGATTAGTGCAAACGTTCTGTTTTCTGATTGAGAAATACTGCTTGGATCAGTAAACTTGCTAAACATTCAATGcgttttattaattatttttttggggggtggggggaaaagcTGCCTTATCTTTTCAGACCAAACAGAGCTAAAGCAAAAGTCACCTGTGGCGAAGAAAGAAGACTGTCCCCAGTGGAAACACTTGTTTGTCTTTGATGTTaccccagctcagctccagcagtcATGTCTACACCTCACTGTCTGGGACCAGTCAACTTTTGGCTCACGTGGTCAGTTCCTAGGGGGAGCCAAGCTTGGTGCAAGTAAGTTCTTTATTGATAAAAGCTGATTCTAATTCGGGTGGAAGAAAAGGTGTATTTACCATCTGCACTGTACTGTTACCATGTGCCTGATGTACTGCTCTCAGTCGCTGTCCTAAGTGACTTGCAGTCTCTTGGCTTTGATCCTGCTGGAAGCAATGTGTGCGTTTTAGTTCAATCTGTGCAGAAGCTCCTGGTCATCAATGGGAACTGACAGGCAAAGCTATTTGTTAGCATAGGAATGTTCTGGGTCAGTGCTCGGCCCTGAGGGAGACGAGCAGAGTAGGGAATGAAAGCTGCATCCAGAGCTCTAGCTGTGTTGATTCAAGACTTGTTGCTGAGTGGTTTTGTACAACCggctgttttaaaaatgctgtaagtACATCAAAACTGAGCTCAAGAAGTAACAGTCCATTAGAATCAACCTTGCAGATATTTGTGCTATTATTACATCTCCACATCTTATTCCAAGAGAAAGTACAGACAGTGAAGCTTGCTCAGAAGTCTTAAAGGAACTATTGCTGTTGGTGCAGCGTCGAACCTAATAAAATCTTTGGGTAAGGCAAAGTGAGAAGCAGCCCTGTGacctttcattttgctttcttgcagAGCAATCACTTGGCTTTACAGACCCCATTTCTCCACCGATGTTTCAGTGGGAGGAAGTGTTCCGCAGGCCAAACACGTGGGTGGACTTTACACTTATACTGCATTCGAATATGGAGAACTTTAAGTCATGAAGATAATGgcctgccttcccttctcaGTGGGTGATAGTTGGAGTTGGACTAATGCATATATACATGTTCGAAGCATGGAGAAAGGGTACACAACAGAACCTGCTCCTGGGTTTGGGGGATTGAGTTCTAAGTTTGAACAGTTGAAATCTAAAGCTTTGTTATCTATCTTATACTTCACCTAGAGATAAAGGTTAATATTGTTTCTCAGGAGTAACAAACTGAGAGGCATCATGCTGAGAAGGCACTAGCAGACAGATGGTATGCAGCCTTCTCCTTTTGGATATAGAGCTACAGTTGTTCAAACACAGATAAGGAATATTGCATAGagataaataattattttcttattaaaaagagaagttaTCATTTCACTcctattttcatgcttttgtgaCCAGAGGGAAATGAAAACTACCTCATCTCTCACAGCTTTCTATATCTTAGCAATCCTTCAGAGCCATCTCCTGTGCCCATGCTACTGATCTAAAGACAATTTGGCCTGCATGCCTCACAGCTTCCTCCTGTGTGCTCTACTAACCAGCTAGTTATAAATTCTCCTGTGGTAGGAGGAGTGTGGCACATCAGCTAATGGAATAAATGCGGTTAGAGGAAGttccttgttttttcttaccagcagctgctgtggagcaGTGTTAGCAAGTCAGACGGATCCATATGGTGTATGGCACAGCTCAGCTTATCACTTATTCATGTGAACTGGTGGAAATGCACGCTCAAGGCTCAGCCacccctttctcttccctttgcctCCAGCAATGCAGTGTTAGCTCAGAAACCTCATCTATACAGCTGTCATTGGTGCTGCTGTTACATACCTCTCCCTTGGGACTGGGGTGAAGACAGTCACCGTTTGTCATTACAGCAGCTCAGCGGAGTTTAGGACATAACAATGAAGGGAAGCACACGCTCACAAACTACAATACGCTCTTACTCATGAAACACTGGACTCCAAATCCTTTGCTACTTTGCAGATCTTTTATTTAGATGTTCGctgctgcaaataaaaaaaaacaaaaccacaacaccaCACAAAAAGATTCAACTTGAGTATAAAGCAGCACAGATGTTGTACGtggaagagaagagcagagctgacagcaggcTGTATCTTGCTTCCTAACAGATTTACAAggaaaggggtggggggagattAGTGGGGAAGAAGGAATGGTCACAGAAATGCTCTCTAATAGAGAGCTACACCTGTGAGATAAACAAGCAGTCCCTTCATGTTTGGAGTCTGACACTTTTAaatcaaacatttaaaaaattagaaaatttgTTAGAAAAATAGGTGAAGTAAAATTGTATCTATTGGATCCCGTGTACGTAGTAATTACCATTGAGTAAAAAAAATGATCTTTACAAATAATGCTTTATAGTAAATAATCAGGTGTACTGCAGACTACAGTGGTCAGGCGTCTTTACAGATGTGAGTCATTAAATctgaaaagtaacaaaatataCAGAGCAAAACTATTTCCCTTTTAAACGAGTACTTACTTCAATCCGCGTActgcatattttatatatatatataaatactacACTAGAACTGATCAGTTATGAAACTGGAATGCACACACAGTAGTGTATTATTCCAACAGCATATGTGCCTAGTTGTTACGTGAGGAGGGCGCCCTGTTCTGTGCCACACCtgggagctgtggctgcagcatggCTCCAATTGAGCACAGCAGTCAGGAAAAGCCTGATTTGATGCAATGCAGACCTGAGGTGTTGTCAGTTCTCTTTTGTTTGTGCGTCAGGTGGGCAGCAagacaaagaaggaaacagCACACGGCTGTTTGCGGTTCCTGACTTGTGACCTCTCACCTGTTGGACATTACGCTGTAACACAAAGACATATGGCACAAAATTCACCTCCAGTTGCTAATTTTTAGGCCAAGGCGAATCCAGCACCTGCACAGGACGTGCCTCTACAACTAGATGtggatttgtgtttgtttgttggttaAAGAGAGATGTGACATAAGGCCTTTTGGCACTAAGCAAAGGCATGAGCAAGTTACCAGGATCAGAGGTAAGATCGATTTTTAACTAACTGTACCAGATTTAATACATGGTAtggaagaaaagggagatgCAAACACCTCTGGGTTTAGAGAACGTTTGTTAAATACCATACAGTGACCCCTCCTCAgggtaaaaacaaaaccaaagccacAGCATTAAGATCTGCCTTTCCCACAGTCTTGCCTTCTCGTTGTAAGCAAGCATTCATTACATTGCCTCAAACTCATCAATTCTCTGCTTGGTGTTGCCTTGTCGGATCTGCCGCAGCGTCTTGTACTTGTCGCGGCCCTGTCGCACGTTCTCTGAGTGGATGATATCATTTTGGGTCCTCTTATCTTCATCTCGAGCCTGCGCCAGCTCATCTGTCAGTGCCTGCAATGGGGAGAACATCATTCATTACATACAAATTATGACACACAAGAAGCTTTCTGCTAACAGCGGTGGTTTCGGTGAGACTTCTGACAGTTTAGTTGACCGGACAAATCAGCGATATGGATTCACATATGGGTCCCATGGACGGGATAGATGGTGCAACTTTCTGATGACTCAAAGCCTGAACAACGAGACTGATCTTTTTGTACGCTGCCTTTAATTCAAACTGCTCTATAGGATCTGTAAGCAAAGAAATAGTCAGGCTTTGTGTGTTTAACCCCTCCTCCAAACACTCTTTCTTACCTTCAGCTGCCTCTGTACACGCTcattcttctctgcttcagtAATGCGTTTCTCCTCATTGCGGTCATTCCTGATCCCCTCGCTGGAGAACTCCGCGCTGTAGGCAGAGTACTCAGAGCCCTCATCATGCAGGTTGTCGTGCACGTGGTAGTTCACTGGCTCGTAGATGGGTGGCGGTGGAGGTGGAGCAGTCATTACCAAGTGTAGCTCCTCTTTGGTCTTTACCAGATCCTCCTGGGCTTCCCTGGCCTTTGGGGAACAGAAACCAAAGTGAAAACTTCATGAGGTTTGCGCAGGCCTACCTCCTGAACCTGTCAAGGTCCCTcaggatggcatcccttcctcccAGTGTGTCATATCTCTCCCCAATTCAGAGACAAAGATGTCACGCGGGACTGTGTTCAGCACTTCCTATATTGAATTTGGACTAAAGCACAGAACTTCAGAGCAACTTTGACAGAATACTCACTCTGATCTGCCATTCTTCAACCTCACTCTCCTTACGCTTCCGTGCCTCTTCAAGGAGC
Encoded proteins:
- the SYTL3 gene encoding synaptotagmin-like protein 3; amino-acid sequence: MACEFNLNFLKELEREAVLEVLYRDQVVRKTEEERVRKLKMQLHQLRWKGARDVNHEYQERSCARCQKSLGLLLNRGAVCNGCSHRVCSECRVCLNPSIWKCTVCYAHGDLKVKAGEWFFEERAKKYPEEGRHETAGAKLLKSYQKLSKISVVPPTPPPYNESTAGSNVKELGQSKCFNKSVENLFLSLTTHIKKISKSQNDMADRSLLTTDYGHNVERRKQRRSQSDTAINITSRKKSTPSLQELFYGAQNDNEDLSKRNCKQEEDIATSPTSDAVFCDGRKHGSLYSLNSTCTESGNFGKANVTGEIEFAIRYIFKAGILEVCIRGCKNLAYGEDKKKKCNPYVKVYLLPDKSSRSKRKTAVKKNTVDPEFDETLKYKIERSQLGSRQLQISVWHAGALKYRVFLGEVVIPLAAWSFEDSSMEAFSWYQLQSKHEKPEENLIQYSGELLVSARLSVPAQHKNLQSERWMTEGKRDQEFSNCQLQVMIFGARNLPAPRSAGALNSFVKGCLIFSDQTELKQKSPVAKKEDCPQWKHLFVFDVTPAQLQQSCLHLTVWDQSTFGSRGQFLGGAKLGAKQSLGFTDPISPPMFQWEEVFRRPNTWVDFTLILHSNMENFKS